A window from Setaria italica strain Yugu1 chromosome VIII, Setaria_italica_v2.0, whole genome shotgun sequence encodes these proteins:
- the LOC111258177 gene encoding nifU-like protein 5, mitochondrial, with the protein MLSADIEYLDSFVSLGYYPFRETGIVKLKMQGACSGCPSSSVTLKSGIENMLMHYVPEVKGVEQEFDGDEEAELAGQME; encoded by the exons ATGCTGTCTGCTGATATTGAATATTTGGATTCCTTCGTCTCACTAGGATACTATCCTTTCAGAGAAACAGGGATAGTTAAGCTTAAAATGCAAGGTGCCTGCAGCGGGTGTCCAAGTTCATCCGTCACATTGAAGTCTGGGATAGAAAACATGCTTATGCACTATGTACCTGAG GTGAAAGGAGTAGAGCAAGAGTTTGATGGTGACGAGGAAGCTGAGCTGGCTGGACAGATGGAATGA
- the LOC111258176 gene encoding uncharacterized protein LOC111258176: MEQTAWVVSTACDIVARKERLGMVVSCPFLLYLVPSQEKAAQVRSICKPLKPLGIHSVSLHSGASVEHQISGITRTLQWQLVRLSTRSPNRQQRKYSDAVIQAFHQNGEIVLRPGLNAV; this comes from the exons ATGGAGCAGACAGCGTGGGTCGTCTCCACTGCCTGCGACATCGTCGCCAGGAAGGAGAGGCTTGGGATGGTCGTCTCCTGCCCCTTCCTGCTGTACCTCGTCCCGTCCCAGGAGAAGGCCGCGCAA GTGCGATCGATATGCAAACCCCTGAAGCCTCTTGGGATTCATTCAGTGAGCTTGCATTCTGGCGCTTCGGTTGAACATCAGATCTCTGG GATTACTAGGACCTTACAGTGGCAGTTGGTTCGATTAAGTACTCGGAGTCCAAACCGGCAGCAACGGAAATATTCAG ATGCTGTTATTCAAGCCTTCCATCAGAATGGTGAGATTGTCTTGAGACCTGGACTAAATGCTGTTTGA